A single genomic interval of Suncus etruscus isolate mSunEtr1 chromosome 10, mSunEtr1.pri.cur, whole genome shotgun sequence harbors:
- the SERPINB5 gene encoding serpin B5 — translation MDALQLANSAFAVELFKQLCDKEQTSNVLFSPICLSTSLSLAQVGAKGDTESEIGQVLHFEGVKDVPFGFQTVTSDVNKLSSFYSLKLIKRLYVDKSLNPSTEFISSTKRPYAKEMETVDFKDKLEETKGQINNSIKDLTDGHFENILADNSVNDQTKLLVVNAAYFVGKWMKKFPESETKECPFRINKTETKPVQMMNMEATFCLGNIDSINCKVIELPFQNKHLSMLILLPKDVEDESTGLEKVEKQLNSETLLKWTNPSTMANAKVKLSIPKFKVEKIIDPKPCLENLGLKNIFNENTSDFSGMSETKGVALSNVIHRVCLEISEDGGESIEVPGSRILQHKDEFNADHPFIYIIRHNKTRNIIFFGKFCSP, via the exons ATGGATGCCCTACAACTGGCCAACTCAGCGTTTGCAGTTGAACTGTTCAAGCAACTGTGTGACAAGGAGCAGACAAGCAATGTCCTCTTCTCTCCCATCTGCCTCTCCACCTCCCTGTCACTTGCCCAAGTTGGTGCCAAGGGTGACACTGAGAGTGAAATTGGACAG GTGCTTCATTTTGAGGGAGTCAAAGATGTGCCCTTTGGGTTTCAAACAGTCACATCAGATGTCAACAAACTTAGCTCCTTCTACTCACTGAAACTAATCAAACGCCTCTATGTGGACAAATCTCTGAATCCTTCTACA gaATTTATCAGCTCTACAAAGAGACCCTATGCAAAAGAAATGGAAACTGTTGACTTCAAAGATAAACTGGAAGAAACGAAAGGTCAGATCAACAACTCAATCAAAGATCTCACAGATg GCCACTTTGAGAACATTCTAGCTGACAACAGTGTAAATGACCAAACCAAACTCCTTGTGGTTAATGCTGCCTATTTTGTTGGAAAGTGGATGAAGAAATTTCCTGAATCAGAAACCAAGGAATGCCCTTTCAGGATCAACAAG ACTGAGACCAAACCAGTACAGATGATGAACATGGAGGCCACGTTCTGTCTGGGAAACATTGACAGCATCAACTGTAAGGTCATAGAGCTTCCCTTCCAGAACAAACACCTCAGCATGCTCATCCTGCTGCCCAAGGATGTGGAGGATGAGAGCACAGGATTGGAGAAG GTTGAGAAACAACTCAATTCTGAGACTCTGTTGAAGTGGACCAATCCCAGCACCATGGCCAATGCCAAAGTCAAACTCTCCATTCCAAAGTTTAAGGTGGAAAAGATCATTGATCCCAAGCCTTGTCTGGAAAATCTAGGGctgaaaaatatctttaatgaGAATACTTCAGATTTCTCTGGAATGTCAGAGACCAAGGGAGTGGCCCTCTCTAATGTTATTCACAGagtgtgcttagaaatctctgaAGATGGTGGGGAGTCCATAGAGGTGCCAGGATCACGGATCCTGCAACATAAGGATGAGTTCAATGCCGACCACCCATTCATTTACATCATTAGGCACAACAAAACTCGAAACATCATTTTCTTTGGCAAGTTCTGTTCCCCTTAA